From one Thamnophis elegans isolate rThaEle1 chromosome 7, rThaEle1.pri, whole genome shotgun sequence genomic stretch:
- the MGAT4C gene encoding alpha-1,3-mannosyl-glycoprotein 4-beta-N-acetylglucosaminyltransferase C encodes MPNGDKQLIRDTATHQLNSERYVHSFKDLSNFSGSINVSYRYLAGTPLLRKRYLTIGLSSVKRKKGNYLLETIKSIFEQSSYEELKEIAVVVHLAEFDSTWCDNMVQDISQKFAHHVIAGRLMVIHTPEEYYPVLNGLKRNYNDPEDRVKFRSKQNVDYAFLLNFCANLSDYYVMLEDDVRCAKNFLTVIKKVITSREGTYWVTLEFSKLGYIGKLYHSHDLPRLAHFLLMFYQEMPCDWLLIHFRGLLAQKDVIRFKPSLFQHMGYYSSYKGAENKLKDDDFEEDSFDLPDNPPANLHTNMNVFENYEASKAYSSVDEYFWAKAPSTGDFYVVVFDRPLKINKIKVVTGTEDRQNDVLHHGALEVGEKTVGGKKERQCTTFLRLGEFKNGNLEITDVEHKVLFDINCMRILVTKSQKEWLIIRSISIWISQLPSQ; translated from the exons atGCCT AATGGAGATAAGCAGTTAATCAGAGATACGGCAACACATCAATTAAATTCCGAGCGGTATGTTCACAGTTTTAAAGATCTGTCCAACTTCTCAGGATCAATAAATGTTTCCTATCGCTATCTGGCTGGCACACCTTTACTAAGAAAAA GATATCTTACCATTGGACTATCTTCAgtcaaaaggaaaaaagggaattaTTTGCTGGAGACAATCAAGTCTATATTTGAACAGTCAAGTTATGAAGAGCTGAAAGAAATTGCTGTGGTCGTACATCTGGCAGAATTTGACTCCACCTGGTGTGATAACATGGTTCAAGATATTTCACAGAAATTTGCCCATCATGTAATTGCTGGCAGATTAATGGTAATCCATACACCAGAGGAATATTATCCAGTTTTGAATGGACTTAAGAGAAATTACAATGATCCAGAAGACCGGGTGAAATTTCGCTCCAAGCAAAATGTTGATTATGCATTCTTGCTTAACTTTtgtgctaacctttctgattatTATGTAATGTTAGAAGATGATGTTAGATGTGCAAAAAACTTCTTGACTGTTATTAAGAAAGTCATAACTTCACGAGAGGGAACCTACTGGGTAACTTTAGAATTTTCCAAGTTGGGTTACATTGGGAAATTGTATCATTCCCATGATCTCCCTCGTCTGGCTCATTTTTTATTGATGTTCTACCAGGAAATGCCTTGTGATTGGTTGCTGATACATTTCCGTGGGCTGTTGGCTCAAAAGGATGTCATACGTTTCAAACCATCCCTTTTTCAGCACATGGGATATTACTCATCTTATAAAGGagctgaaaataaattaaaagatgatgaCTTTGAAGAGGATTCGTTTGACCTTCCAGATAACCCTCCTGCCAACTTGCATACCAATATGAACGTATTTGAGAATTATGAGGCGAGCAAGGCATATAGTAGTGTGGATGAATACTTCTGGGCAAAAGCACCCTCAACTGGAGATTTTTACGTCGTTGTCTTTGATAGGCCTCTTAAAATTAACAAAATCAAAGTTGTCACCGGTACTGAAGACCGACAAAATGATGTTTTGCATCATGGTGCTCTGGAAGTTGGAGAAAAAACTGTTGGGGGCAAAAAGGAAAGGCAATGTACTACCTTCTTGAGACTAGGagaatttaaaaatggaaatttggAAATCACAGATGTGGAGCACAAAGTTCTTTTTGATATTAACTGCATGAGAATACTTGTTACCAAAAGTCAAAAGGAATGGTTGATCATTAGAAGTATTAGCATATGGATTTCACAGCTACCAAGTCAATAA